AGAGTTTACCATTTTAGGTTCTACTCGGATGgcaaaaagcataaaaaatcGCTGTGGGGAGCAGCTGAGCCTCCAGCGCTTAAACCTAGCAATTTGCTGCCATTTGGGAAAAATAGAATTGTTGAAACATTTAGAATTAGCGGATCGAAGGTATTTCCGGAGGACCACGAGCCGTGGCGTAAAAGAATACTTGACCCTGGTAGTGAGATTGTGTTGAAATGGAACCGGGTCTTCATAGTTTCATGCTTGGTGGCTCTTTTTGTTGATCCATTGTACTTTTATTTGCCTAGTGTGATAGAAAATACAGGGTCTTCATGTGTAAGGACAGACCTAACATTGCGCATTGTTGTGACCTTTCTGCGCACTATTGCGGACCTCTTTTATCTGTTGCACCTGATAATTAAGTTCAGGACCGCATATGTTGCACCAAGCTCACGGGTATTTGGCAGGGGAGAACTTGTCATGGACCCAAAGAAGATTGCAAGAAGATATTTCAGATCTGATTTCTTCATTGATTTTATTGCTACACTCCCTCTACCCCAGGTGTGTTGTTCTAGTGTGGCACTACATGATCTTTTACACCGTATAACTTTGTTGCAAATTTCTCTCGCTGTTGATCTTGATTTGTGCCATAGAAATGGAGATAAAGATAATCGAGGAAAATATTTAGTCGAAAAATTATCTTTACGGTAGATGTACAAGTTTCTCGGTTCATTGTAAATTTCTACTTTTGGGCATGCTACGATGCCCTCCATGTTAcaataatgtaataaattaagCTAACTGTATTGGAGATACTCTCTTTTCCATTCTGGACCAACGTACAGAACTAATGTCGTGAATCATTAAGCAGGGAGGTCACTTAAAGACTTCTTTCTGATCTTCCATCACTTGACCACTTTAGATGGCCCATTTTTTGTAAACTAAGATCtagatttttacattattactTAAAGTGATGCATGCATATACGCCTCTAAAATGAACTTTAATTGAAAGAGTCTAAAACAAGCTATACTAAGATGATATGTGCAATTTGACGCCAGTGTGATATTGCAAATACTTAAGATATATAATCAGAGCAGTAGAGTTGGTTTAAATTTTGAAGTATTTTGCAGGTGAGGTATGTACATAATAGCTTATTgaactttcttctctttcagATGGTCATCTGGTTTATTATCCCAGCAACAAGAAGCCCTCAGACTGATCACAAGAATAATGCGCTTGCATTGATTGTTTTGCTCCAATATGTTCCAagattatatttgatttttccGCTAAGTTCTCAAATAATCAAAGCGACAGGAGTGGTTACGAAGACTGCTTGGGCAGGAGCTGCATATAACTTGCTGCTGTATATGTTAGCTAGCCACGTATGAAGTTTCCACTGGTTTGATGATTCGATTTTtaaattctctctctctctgtctcttactctcacacacacacacagctACGCCACATCTGAACTCTTTGAAGTTTGAATCTTATTGAATTAAGTCTAGTATTCTGCTATAAGAAATTAACagtatatgtttttatttctgttATTGCAGGTTTTAGGGGCATCTTGGTATCTTCTATCTGTGGACCGATACACTACTTGTTTGAAATCCTTTTGCAAAAAGGAACAAAATCCTGAAAATTGCTTTGGCTACCTGGACTGCAGTTCTTTGAATGTTGAGCTGCGCAAGTTATGGGCAAATAGTACTAATGTGTTTAGCAGCTGTGATCCCAATAATAAGGATATTAATTTCAAGTTTGGAATATTTGAAAATGCAGTAAAGAAACATGTTGTTTCTTCAGCCTTTATTCCGAAATACCTTTATTGTTTATGGTGGGGACTGCAACAATTAAGGTATGACTTGTATATCCATGAGtaccaaaaattaattttataattggtGCATCTGATTACAGTGTGAAGTTATTTCATATTCATGTTAGATGTGATAGATGTGTTTTGTGGTCCAAAGCTCTAAATACTGTTCATAGTAATAATCTAGTTTAGGTATTGATGTAGCTCCTTGATATGGTTCTAGGCCAATTGGTAAAGGATATATTGGAGGAATAGACCCATATACTGGACTTGTAGCTAAAAGTGCTCACAATATGGTATGTCCATTCTGTGAAGGAGTAAGAATTGCAGTTAACTAGCAGTCAGGATAAGTGACACATGATAGCAATTGGGTATTTAATAGGTGAGCATGGGAGTTGGGGAACTGAACATTGTGGTTTGTTTGGCATATAGCTGGGTGTGGATATTTTTTTTGGAGTTGCTTAGGCTCTGATCTTTCTTTCATCACTGTAAAAGCTCATCGAGCTCTCCTTTTAGTCTAGTAAACCCTTTGAAACTGAATTCTATTGTGAATTTCTGTCACACCACCAATGTTCTCAAACTTGAGAATCATAAGAGGATTGGAAAGGGAGATAAGAAAACGAAGCTTGAAGATTGTAACTCAACTTGTAAGAATTGAgtatacaaaaaattatgtccGTATACATGTGCATGCATTAAGAATAATAGAGATGACAAAAATAGCTCATAATAAGTCTAAAGTAGTAAGATCCTATGcataacacaaataaaaatagattgaCAATTCATAAAATTACTCATAAATAAAATGACTAATAAATTCATTGATGTTTAATGCAAACAAACTATCCAAGGTATACATATTAAAAGTAAGATAGGTAGCCTGCTCCACgttatcttcattttcattattaGCAATTGGAGGGACCTCCAAATCATCCATCAGCAGTACCACCACTAGCATCTTCATCTACTCAAACTTCAACTAAGATGTCTTCATTTGAAGCGTCTAAAGTTGAATTTGCTTCATTCTCCCCTATAGTccattcatcatcaaaaagcaAGATCATCAATGCTATAGTAATTTGTTTTCCTAACTTCCTTCTTGCTCAATCTTGAATTGGCCACCACAAATGCCACATCATTCATGGTCTTTTGCTTTAAACGATTTCTTTTCTTGGTGTGAaccaaaataatcataaaattaattagcaCACCAACTAGCCTACTAGATGGTATAGGTAAATGGTTATAGAATCAATTTGATAATTTGAATTCTTACCCTCTCAAAAGCACTCCAATTACACTCACTACCTGATGAACTACAAGCAAACTCAATAATCTAATAGCAAacctttgtaattttttatgttgatcaCCATATGATTCCCACCATTTTGCTGGAGTTTTGGTTTTGACTTCATGTTGAGCTATTAGACTACcaaaaaatatccaaatatgCTCTTGAAACTTTCAGTCTGGGAATCAATCTTACTAAACTTTTAGTCTGAGCATCAATCTTACcaaagttagttttttaatcTGCCCATTTTGGTTTTTGGCTCAACTCACCTTTAACTTGTCATTGAAGTATACTACCGTCACATTAAACACAATCTTAAGCAGCACATCTAGTCTCTTTACCTTCTTGGTCTCCCTAACACTCTTGGATGGTGATGGAAAGAGTGGTGAAGCTAGTACAACTTAGTTTCTGGGATATCTTGGGCTTttcaatgttttaatttttcttccagTTGCCCATATACTAAATATTACCAAGATGGAAAGTTTTAGTTCGCTTACTTGGAAACAACTTAGTTTGATAATCAGTAAAGAACTGCTGGATAATGTGCTAAGTAATTACGGGTGGGCCAAGGCTGTTTTTCTCACATCTACAACAGTAGCTACAGCTGGTCTTACTATTCAGGTACCATTGGCTGTCATTGTGGACACCTAGAGTGGCCATGCTCCTGGTCTTATGGATTACATTGGAACTATATCTGTCATGATTGGCTTTATTGGAAACCCATTTCCTTCTGACACCGCTAGAATTCATCCCGTATTCCACGGGTCACAGCTGGAGCTGGCAATTGGAGCGAAGAGTGTAGAGAGAGAGCTACTAGCTGATCTACATATGGAGGGACCGACTTGTTGGCCAATACGAGTTTTGAATAGAAGACAACAGTAGCTCGAAGAGGAAATAAGAGAGCAAGTGCTAATAGAATGGAATGAAGGAGGGGTGGATGGAGCAACATGGGAAGACAAGATTACTATCCAAGAGCAGTTTCCAGaattcaaccttggggacaaggttgatCTTCAGGATGGGGGTAATGTTAGGAATTGGATAGTttatgaaggaaggaagaaaaagaaggcccAAGGCCCAAGGCCCAATTGGCTTAGCGGTGAGGCAATGAGAAAAAGCGGGTAGTATGggtatataaagaataaaacattataCTATGGGGGAATAGGAAAATACATACTTTTATAGACCAGTCTTAGGACTTGGTGAGAGGGGTTAGGTCCTCGTTTACACgtattctttctttcatttcagtaaataatatatacccATTATTTGATTCTATCTGTTGTGCAAGACTGCGTATCAATGAGTGAGATATTTGGTTAGGATCTTCCTCTCGGATTCCTAACATAGTGAGTGTGAGTGGAACAGAGAGAACCCAAAACACCGATTGTGAAGGTGATGCTGGCAACCATGAAGGACATACTGATGATGTTGGTTGTGACTCATGAGCGTTGGGATGCTGTTGACAGTGAATGTTAGCGTCAGTGCTTCAATGGTTGTCAGTGATGGCAGTGACAGATGCTCAACAGCAGCAACGTCAAGAGGTGCACGCACCATTGACTCATGGGTCTCCTTCATTTATGATTTGTGATGGGAACCCTAGCGGAGCATAAAGGTCATGAGTGTTGAGCTTTGTTTTTGGGTCTGCTCAGGTCATTTTTTAGACAACAATGGGCTGTCAAACCCTTGCTTCACAAGATGGGAAGGAGTCACGCAGCGCAAATCCCTCAACTTGACAAGTATCATCACAATGTGGCAGTGATCCATGTCTCACCTAATTCAGCATCCACATCAGCTTGCGATGTTCTCCATACTTGCAGGATTGACATTATTTGTCGTTAATATTATTGGACTTAGTTTTTTCCCAATACTAATGATTGAGGCCTGACTCATCCTTACGAATCTGGCATATGAGGTGATAGAAGCCTAAGCTTTATAAGCTCTTATAAGACGCTATCTCTTGTCTTGATTAGATCATGTAAGATCTTATCAGATCATCTAGGTGTAACAATTAAGTTGGTAAAGGGATGAGAAATGCTCTTATGTAATggataagaataaaataactataagaTGTGCTAAACTTGAGTAGACTCTGAAATTGTATGTAACACTGGTAGGGAGTTTGTTAtgtcttaattttaatattttagagatAAATGATAGTTTGTTGattctcattttcttaattctttttttgttgcAGTTCTTATGGGCAAAACCTAGAAACTAGCACGTTTATTGGGGAAACATCATTCGCTATTGTCATTGCCATCTTAGGTCTTGTATTATTTTCCCATTTGATTGGGAACATGCAGGTATTtgcatataatttaaaacaaataattaatatctaaattatcaAGAATTTAAAACAACTTCACTTGTTACCTATTTCAGGTAGAGTggagaattaaaattttctagAATTTTGTGGGACTTCTCCCAACATGATTTTTTAACAAATGGATATATGTGCTATAAAACACAAGGCTAAATGAGCTGTTAGACTTTATTAGAATCATTAGCAATCTACTATATTATGTGCCACGAAACACAAGACCAATGAGCTGATAGACTCGATTAGAATCATTAGCAATCTACTATACTAATATAATGCAgtgtttagattttattttgtttaatttgactCTGCATTGAGGTTTTTTCTTTGGCTAGACATATTTGCAATCTATCACTATAAGGCTTGAAGAGTGGAGGCTTAAGCGAAGGGACACAGAAGAGTGGATGAGGCATCGCCAACTCCCTGAAGATTTGAGAAGTCGTGTTAGACGATTTGTTCAATATAAGTGGCTTGCTACTCGTGGAGTTGATGAGGAAACCATTCTACGCGCATTACCAGCTGATCTTCGCCGTGATATTCAAAGACACCTTTGCTTAGACCTTGTTAGAAGAGTACGATATCTGCTTACTGTTTTAGTTCTCTACAAATCTTTCTGTGCTATCTTTCTGTGCTCATGTCCACTATTTGAAACTTAATATAGACCATTCTTCCAGTTTTATCACAATATCGTATTTTATGATTTCCTTTAGTAGGAGCTGTAATGCGTAAAGTTTCACAAAATGCTTTACTGTATTGAAGATTTACGCATTAGGTGCATCTTTAGTTTGAATTATCTTGTGTCTGAGTTTGGCATTAGCAAGTGGGCTTCTTATTGTAGGATAGAATAGAAGTTGGATTGAGAGATTGATTCTCATTGATGCCAATGAACGTAGAATGTTAATAAGTATATACATTTActctattataattatttaaacaaattccTCTTTTCGTTTTTAGGTTCCCTTCTTCTCACAGATGGACGATCAGCTTCTGGATGCAATATGTGAGCGGCTGGTATCGTCTCTGAGCACTCAAGGCACCTACATTGTTCGTGAGGGTGACCCTGTGACTGAAATGCTTTTTATCATTAGAGGTAGACTGGATAGTTCTACTACGAACGGTGGCCGTACTGGTTTCTTCAACTCAATCATATTGAGACCTGGAGATTTTTGTGGCGAGGAGCTACTCTCTTGGGCGTTACTCCCAAAATCAACCATTAATTTGCCTTCTTCAACCAGGACAGTTAAAGCCATAAGTGAGGTTGAGGCTTTTGCTCTTCGGGCTGAAGACCTCAAGTTTGTTGCCAATCAATTTAGGCGCCTTCACAGTAAGAAGCTGCAGCACACTTTTCGATTTTATTCCCACCATTGGAGGACTTGGGCAGCCTGCTTTATACAGGCTGCTTGGCGCCGATATAAGAAAAGGATATCTATGAAAGACCTCGGTTTGAGGGAATCCATTCCTTCAGATGAGACAGTAGCAAGTGAGAGAGAACATGAGGACTATTCTGCCAGTTCAAATTCAACTCAAGTTAAATTGAACCTTGGGGCAACAATTCTTGCTTCGAGATTTGCTGCTAATACAAGAAGAGGAGCCTTGAAGATTAAAGATGACATGCCCAAGTTACCAAAGCCCGAAGAACCCGACTTTTCAGCTGAAGCCGATGATGATTAGT
This DNA window, taken from Vigna radiata var. radiata cultivar VC1973A chromosome 5, Vradiata_ver6, whole genome shotgun sequence, encodes the following:
- the LOC106761905 gene encoding cyclic nucleotide-gated ion channel 17-like is translated as MELKKGKLVRFYSDGKKHKKSLWGAAEPPALKPSNLLPFGKNRIVETFRISGSKVFPEDHEPWRKRILDPGSEIVLKWNRVFIVSCLVALFVDPLYFYLPSVIENTGSSCVRTDLTLRIVVTFLRTIADLFYLLHLIIKFRTAYVAPSSRVFGRGELVMDPKKIARRYFRSDFFIDFIATLPLPQMVIWFIIPATRSPQTDHKNNALALIVLLQYVPRLYLIFPLSSQIIKATGVVTKTAWAGAAYNLLLYMLASHVLGASWYLLSVDRYTTCLKSFCKKEQNPENCFGYLDCSSLNVELRKLWANSTNVFSSCDPNNKDINFKFGIFENAVKKHVVSSAFIPKYLYCLWWGLQQLSSYGQNLETSTFIGETSFAIVIAILGLVLFSHLIGNMQTYLQSITIRLEEWRLKRRDTEEWMRHRQLPEDLRSRVRRFVQYKWLATRGVDEETILRALPADLRRDIQRHLCLDLVRRVPFFSQMDDQLLDAICERLVSSLSTQGTYIVREGDPVTEMLFIIRGRLDSSTTNGGRTGFFNSIILRPGDFCGEELLSWALLPKSTINLPSSTRTVKAISEVEAFALRAEDLKFVANQFRRLHSKKLQHTFRFYSHHWRTWAACFIQAAWRRYKKRISMKDLGLRESIPSDETVASEREHEDYSASSNSTQVKLNLGATILASRFAANTRRGALKIKDDMPKLPKPEEPDFSAEADDD